A region from the Methylocella sp. genome encodes:
- the apaG gene encoding Co2+/Mg2+ efflux protein ApaG — translation MYSAVTHDIQITVLPEFVPERSDAEEATFFWAYTVEIANQGDLTVQLTARHWKITDGNGKLKEVQGAGVVGEQPILKPGETFRYTSGSDLTTPSGIMSGAYRMVNERGEVFEVEIPAFSLDSPFSHRFVN, via the coding sequence ATGTACAGCGCCGTAACCCACGATATTCAAATTACCGTTCTGCCCGAATTCGTTCCCGAACGATCCGACGCCGAAGAAGCGACGTTTTTCTGGGCCTATACGGTGGAGATCGCCAACCAGGGCGATCTGACCGTGCAGCTCACCGCGCGGCATTGGAAAATCACCGACGGCAATGGCAAGCTCAAAGAAGTGCAGGGCGCTGGCGTCGTCGGCGAACAGCCGATTTTGAAGCCGGGCGAGACGTTCCGTTATACGTCAGGCTCGGATTTGACGACGCCGTCCGGAATTATGAGCGGAGCTTATCGCATGGTGAATGAGCGGGGCGAGGTCTTTGAGGTGGAGATTCCGGCGTTTTCGCTGGATTCGCCATTCTCGCATCGCTTTGTCAATTGA